The nucleotide sequence TCTCGGCCATTACTACAATCACTATTAGCTAAACATCCTGAAAGCCGTTTTGTTGTAACTGGTTTTATTAGTCGCAATCAACAAGGTGAAACGGTCTTATTAGGTCGTAACGGTAGTGACTACTCTGCAACACAAGTGGGGGCTTTAGCCGATGTTGGTAAAGTTACAATTTGGAGTGATGTTGCGGGTGTTTATAGTGCAGATCCTCGCAAAGTAAAAGATGCTTGTTTATTACCCTTGTTGCGTTTAGATGAAGCGAGTGAATTGGCTCGATTAGCCGCCCCAGTTTTACATACGCGTACACTTCAACCCGTTTCAGGCAGTAATATTGATTTACAACTTCGTTGTAGCTATCAACCAGAGCAAGGATCAACACGTATAGAACGTGTGTTGGCATCAGGAACGGGTGCTAAAATAGTGACTAGCCATGATGATGTTTGTTTGATTGAGCTCCAACTCACATCACATCAAAATTTCGAACAAGTGGCGAAAGAGGTTGATGAATTACTTAAGCGTGCACAAATTCGTCCTTTAGCTACTGGTGTGGATAAAGACAGTCAACTTTTACAACTTTGCTATACCAGTGAAGTGGCTAATAGTGCATTGGACGTGCTACAAGATGCAGTTTTACCGGGTAAATTACATTTACGAGAAGGCTTCTCATTAGTGGCTTTAGTGGGTGCGGGTGTTTGTAAAAATCCTCTGCATTGTCATCGTTTTTATCAACAACTTAAAGACCAACCAGTTGAATTTATTTGGCATGCGGAAGATAACATCAGTTTAGTTGCGGTATTACGTAATTATACTGAGCACTTGCTGCAAGGTTTGCATCAAACATTATTTAGAGCTGAAAAACAAATTGGCTTAGTGCTGTTTGGTAAAGGGAATATTGGTTCACGTTGGTTAGAATTGTTTGCTCGTGAACAAGAGCCTTTATCAGCACGCAGTGATTTTGAATTTATCCTTGCGGGTGTGGTCGATAGCCGTCGCAGTTTGCTGGACTACCAAGGGATTAATCCTAGTCGCGCTTTGGCGTTCTTTGATGACGAAGCAACTGAACATACGGAAGAGTCACTCTATCTTTGGATGAGAGCACATCCTTATGATGATTTAGTGGTGGTTGATATTACTGCCAATGAGTCTCTTGCCGCTTCTTATGAAGATTTTGCTAGCTACGGTTTTCATGTTATCAGTGCAAATAAGATTGCTGGCTCGGCTTCAAGTGTACGCTATCGTGCCACACGAGATGCGTTTTCTAAAACAGGTCGCCATTGGTTATATAACGCTACAGTGGGTGCGGGTTTACCTATTAATCATACGGTGCGTGATCTGCGTGAAAGTGGTGACACTATTTTATCCATTAGCGGTATTTTCTCTGGCACACTTTCTTGGTTATTTTTGCAATTTGATGGCACAGTTCCTTTCAGTGAGCTGGTGGAACAAGCTTGGCAACAAGGATTAACAGAGCCTGATCCACGAATTGATTTATCAGGGCAAGATGTAATGCGTAAACTGGTTATTCTTGCTCGTGAAGCAGGTTATGACATCGAGCCAGAGCAGGTGCGCGTTGAATCTTTAGTACCTGTGCAAGCTGAAACTGGTTCGCTAGAAGAATTTTTTGATAACAGTGCGCTGATTAATGAACAAATGGCACAACGATTAGCTGCTGCAAATGAAATGGACATGGTATTACGTTATATCGCCCGTTTTGATGCTAATGGTAAAGCAAAAGTCGGTGTTGAAGCCGTGAGAAAAGATCATCCCCTCGCTTCGCTATTACCAGGGGATAATTTATTTGCGATTGAAAGTCGTTGGTATCGTGATAATCCGCTTGTGATCAGAGGGCCGGGAGCTGGCAGAGATGTGACCGCAGGCGCAAT is from Proteus columbae and encodes:
- a CDS encoding bifunctional aspartate kinase/homoserine dehydrogenase II, with protein sequence MSVVAIKQQAEPICRQLHKFGGSSLADIKCYQRVVNIMTNYSQPNDLMVVSAAGSTTNQLISWLKLSQSDRISAHQVQQTLRRYQLSLIEGLLSKENAELLSQAFIADLERLSYLLDKPITDATYAEVVGHGEIWSARLMANLLTEQGLPSVWLDAREFLCAERAAQPQVNETLSRPLLQSLLAKHPESRFVVTGFISRNQQGETVLLGRNGSDYSATQVGALADVGKVTIWSDVAGVYSADPRKVKDACLLPLLRLDEASELARLAAPVLHTRTLQPVSGSNIDLQLRCSYQPEQGSTRIERVLASGTGAKIVTSHDDVCLIELQLTSHQNFEQVAKEVDELLKRAQIRPLATGVDKDSQLLQLCYTSEVANSALDVLQDAVLPGKLHLREGFSLVALVGAGVCKNPLHCHRFYQQLKDQPVEFIWHAEDNISLVAVLRNYTEHLLQGLHQTLFRAEKQIGLVLFGKGNIGSRWLELFAREQEPLSARSDFEFILAGVVDSRRSLLDYQGINPSRALAFFDDEATEHTEESLYLWMRAHPYDDLVVVDITANESLAASYEDFASYGFHVISANKIAGSASSVRYRATRDAFSKTGRHWLYNATVGAGLPINHTVRDLRESGDTILSISGIFSGTLSWLFLQFDGTVPFSELVEQAWQQGLTEPDPRIDLSGQDVMRKLVILAREAGYDIEPEQVRVESLVPVQAETGSLEEFFDNSALINEQMAQRLAAANEMDMVLRYIARFDANGKAKVGVEAVRKDHPLASLLPGDNLFAIESRWYRDNPLVIRGPGAGRDVTAGAIQSDLNRLSQLL